In Cryptococcus neoformans var. neoformans JEC21 chromosome 5 sequence, one genomic interval encodes:
- a CDS encoding sugar transporter, putative, whose product MLRNTLLKGRAVNWAITACCGSAFLLFGYDQGVMSGLLTGSAFTQQFPEIDTTDGGNGSASLQGTVVAIYEIGCLFGSLFTFFFGERLGRRRCIMLGCTVLIIGATLQTASFGIPQLIVGRIITGLGNGVNTSTVPVWHSETTQATDRGRALAIELAINIFGVMTAYWIDYGMSFVNSPAQFRAPLAIQLLFAIVTILLVLVLPESPRWLLKHGREDEALEVLNQLSLATGDVRVDSVNLEYAQIRLALEEEMAATVRDKNGDPISAVRACFTIGRERYFYRVMLGVGSQFMQQLCGINLITYYAPVIFEQSVGLSRDISLLMSGFNGIAYFLSSLIPIWTIDRIGRRKLMLFAAIGQCACMAILAGTTSVSFKGTGIVAATMLFLFNFFFAVGLLAIPWLLPSEYAPLPIRASAAALASASNWIFTFLVVEITPVSISSIGYKTYIYFCVFNACFIPLIYFFYPETAKLSLEQIDLLFTGEKILRILPDELRNLHPGEEHGMVEREVDSRASGDDKDLPITIEHQRPIPFKKEATEKV is encoded by the exons ATGTTACGTAACACTCTCCTCAAAGGAAGAGCTGTCAATTGGGCCATCACGGCTTG TTGCGGTTCCGCATTCTT ACTTTTTGGATATGACCAAGGAGTCATGTCTGGTCTCTTGACCGGTTCTGCCTTTACGCAGCAGTTCCCGGAAATCG ACACCACCGACGGTGGTAATGGTTCTGCCTCCCTTCAGGGTACCGTCGTCGCCATATATGAAATTGGATGTCTCTTCGGTTCCCTGttcactttcttcttcggcgaGAGATTAGGTCGACGCCGATGTATCATGCTCGGTTGTACGGTTCTGATCATCGGTGCAACTCTACAGACTGCCTCTTTCGGTATTCCTCAACTCATCGTCGGACGTATCATCACTGGCCTTGGTAATGGTGTCAACACAAGTACTGTCCCCGTATGGCATAGTGAGACCACTCAAGCAACGGACCGTGGTCGAGCTCTTGCCATCGAGCTGGCTATCAATATTTTCGGTGTT ATGACCGCATATTGGATTGATTACGGCATGAGCTTTGTAAACAGCCCGGCTCAATTCCGAGCCCCTCTGGCCATCCAATTGCTGTTTGCCATTGTaaccatcctcctcgttcTCGTCCTTCCTGAATCACCCCGATGGCTTTTGAAGCACGGACGGGAAGACGAAGCTCTTGAAGTGCTCAACCAGCTCTCTCTCGCCACCGGTGATGTCCGGGTCGACTCTGTAAACCTCGAATATGCACAAATTCGGCTTGCcctcgaagaagagatggctGCAACTGTGCGGGACAAGAATGGCGATCCCATTTCGGCTGTTCGTGCATGTTTTACCAtcggaagagagagatatTTCTATCGTGTTATGCTTGGAGTTGGGTCTCAGTTCATGCAGCAACTGTGTGGTATCAACTT GATCACATACT ATGCTCCCGTCATCTTTGAACAGTCCGTCGGGTTGTCCCGCGacatctccctcctcatgTCCGGCTTCAACGGCATCGCCTACTTCCTGTCTTCTTTAATACCCATCTGGACCATTGACCGGATCGGCAGA CGTAAGCTCATGCTGTTCGCTGCCATCGGACAATGTGCTTGTATGGCGATTCTCGCGGGCACCACTTCGGTCTCCTTCAAAGGGACTGGTATTGTCGCCGCAACAATGCTCTTCCTGTTCAA cttcttcttcgccgtTGGACTACTTGCCATTCCTTGGTTGCTTCCTTCAGAGTATGCCCCATTACCCATCCGAGCTTCTGCCGCCGCCCTCGCTTCGGCATCAAACTGGATC TTTACATTCCTCGTTGTCGAAATCACCCCGGTCTCCATCAGTTCCATCGGCTATAAGACTTACATCTATTTCTGCGTCTTCAATGCCTGCTTTATTCCGCTCATCTATTTCTTTTACCCCGAAACCGCCAAACTATCCTTGGAGCAAATCGACTTGCTCTTCACAGGCGAAAAGATTCTAAGGATTTTGCCGGAT GAACTTCGAAACCTCCACCCTGGAGAGGAACACGGCATGGTCGAGCGTGAGGTAGATAGCAGAGCTAGTGGTGATGACAAGGACTTGCCGATCACCATTGAGCACCAGCGACCCATTCCGTTTAAAAAGGAGGCAACGGAAAAGGTGTAA
- a CDS encoding transketolase, putative — MTATRNTNGHGELNREAHTTNKVVSEKEEQLVLNTIRCLAADLCQQYKGGHPGTVMGASAIGIALWRYEMRYNPLNPDWFNRDRFVLSAGHACLFQYIFLHLSGYEAWTLDQIKMYHSPATSGSMAAGHPEIEYPGIEVTTGPLGQGISNAVGMAIASKQLAATYNREGLDIVDNKIWCFTGDGCLQEGVGQEAISLAGHLGLDNLILVYDNNAVTVDGRIDNCFTENTSKKLQAQGWNVIDVYDGSNDLAAILEGFDKAKQFKGKPSLVNIRTVIGYSSRKANTGPAHGQALGDDEVAYVKTQLGFDPAQKFVIPDKAYEYFAECKIKGAKANEEWNEKFEAYSKAYPDLYKQLTDRMNGRFAPDGWETLLPAKKDLPQGDQPTRKSSGIAVQTLVPKNNTFIAGSADLLESTFVNFDGQVEFQNPSSGLGDYTGRQIRFGIREFAMVGLGNGMAAYHKGMFIPIMSTFFMFWIYAAPAARMAALQHLRFIGVATHDSIGIGEDGPTHQPIALAAFYRALPNINLIRPADAEECMGMWLLALSDQSANTPSIFALSRQPVPLLSGTDRTKVAQGAYIVYGDDRSPDMTIIATGAEVARAIESAKLLKSVKKVRVVSMPSQKHFDIQTAEYKELVLKSSTALVVAIEAWASYGWARYAHASLSMQTFGHSAPQQQLYEHFGFSPKAMAEKIDEWAARWQTKGGRPGLGDFEELLLRYTQH; from the exons ATGACGGCCACCAGAAACACGAATGGGCACGGAGAGCTGAACCGGGAGGCTCACACAACCAACAAAGTAGTTTCC gaaaaagaagaacaatTGGTGCTGAACACGATACGATGCCTTGCAGCAGACTTGTGTCAGCAG TACAAAGGCGGTCATCCCGGTACTGTTATGGGTGCCTCAGCCATAGGGATTGCCTTGTGGAGATATGAGATGAGATACAACCCTCTAAACCCCGACTGGTTCAATCGAGACC GCTTCGTCCTTTCGGCTGGACATGCTTGTCTTTTCCAATATATtttcctccatctttccGGCTACGAAGCTTGGACATTGGACCAAATCAAGATGTATCACTCCCCAGCGACTTCGGGATCTATGGCCGCAGGACACCCTGAGATAGAATACCCAG GTATCGAGGTGACAACTGGACCCCTCGGACAGGGTATCTCTAACGCGGTCGGGATGGCAATTGCATCAAAGCAGCTTGCGGCGACATACAACAGGGAAGGGCTGGATATAGTGGACAACAAAATCTGGTGTTTCACCGGTGATGGCTGTTTACAAGAAGGTGTTGGCCAGGAAG CCATTTCGCTGGCAGGGCATTTGGGATTGGATAATTTGATCCTGGTATATGACAACAATGCTGTCACGGTAGACGGCCGAATCGACAACTGTTTTACCGAGAACACTTCGAAAAAACTGCAAGCTCAAGGCTGGAATGTCATCGACGTCTATGATGGCTCGAACGAT CTTGCCGCGATCCTAGAAGGGTTTGACAAAGCCAAGCAGTTCAAAGGGAAACCAAGTCTGGTTAATATACGTACAGTCATTGGTTACTCCTCACGAAAAGCCAACACTGGACCGGCCCATGGTCAAGCCTTGGGAGACGATGAAGTGGCATATGTCAAAACTCAACTCGGATTCGATCCTGCTCAGAAATTCGTTATTCCCGACAAGGCATACGAATATTTCGCTGAATGCAAAATCAAGGGTGCAAAGGCAAACGAAGAATGGAACGAAAAATTCGAAGCCTACTCAAAGGCGTATCCAGACTTGTATAAACAGCTGACTGATCGAATGAACGGCAGATTTGCTCCAGATGGTTGGGAAACTCTGTTACCGGCGAAAAAGGATCTTCCGCAAGGGGACCAGCCTACCAGGAAGTCAAGTGGAATCGCAGTTCAAACTTTGGTGCCCAAGAATAATACCTTCATCGCTGGTTCAGCGGACCTCCTCGAATCCACCTTTGTCAATTTCGATGGTCAAGTAGAGTTCCAGAAC CCTTCTTCGGGTCTGGGAGACTACACTGGCAGACAAATTCGCTTCGGCATTAGGGAGTTTGCAATGGTGGGTTTGGGCAACGGTATGGCAGCATATCACAAGGGAATGTTCATCCC TATCATGTCTACGTTCTTCATGTTTTGGATCTACGCTGCCCCGGCCGCCCGAATGGCCGCTTTACAACATCTGCGATTCATCGGAGTTGCCACTCATGATTCCATCGGTATAGGGGAAGATG GTCCCACCCATCAGCCCATCGCTCTGGCTGCTTTCTACAGAGCCTTACCGAACATCAACCTTATCCGACCTGCCGATGCAGAGGAATGTATGGGAATGTGGCTCTTGGCTCTATCGGATCAATCAGCAAACACCCCCAGCATCTTCGCCTTGTCTCGACAACCCGTGCCCCTTCTTTCCGGAACCGACCGTACAAAGGTCGCACAAGGGGCTTACATTGTTTACGGTGATGACAGAAGTCCGGATATGACGATTATTGCAACCGGTGCTGAAGTCGCCCGAGCAATCGAGTCTGCCAAGCTGCTGAAGTCGGTTAAGAAGGTCCGAGTAGTCTCGATGCCTTCCCAGAAACATTTCGACATTCAAACTGCAGAATACAAAGAATTGGTTCTAAAGAGCTCCACCGCCCTCGTGGTCGCAATTGAAGCATGGGCTTCTTACGGTTGGGCTAGATACGCACATGCTTCGTTGTCCATGCAGACTTTC GGTCACTCGGCACCTCAACAGCAGCTGTATGAGCATTTCGGATTCTCTCCGAAAGCCATGGCAGAGAAGATTGATGAGTGGGCGGCCAGGTGGCAAACGAAAGGAGGCCGGCCAGGACTTGGTGATTTCGAAGAGCTGTTGCTGCGCTATACGCAACATTGA
- a CDS encoding expressed protein — MFGGLLQLLPTRQSLSSIKAILRWRSKPLHVALNPLDRNLYLSPASASSAVYQHQSSCLLRTCSRVTYEPAQLFATIGLGSRYIHSSGGTGNSVVKILKDIGELNNRVSAENSKTEKQNIIAGYPWLRELLEYVYHPDHRTYMTFSSLKSFIDNSPKSFKSIDLPSVATSDLSLIELFDLLSQKAVTGHDAKRTVVAFLKANGVIGNDELLKTFGRLLDRNLVAGFGAKTLVNVPWVEGESELSNTVSPPSLSKKYPSTQITSSSKPSQLASSPRPISPSVSGVTPILPTFRPLDKFEVALGKSLEPPFSSLFKSEPVWYASRKLDGVRCLSFIDVLVPSSSSKPLEFVHGHFVSRSGKPFHSLTKLSEQLRLLVKDHPDNPLREWLKNDPEVVEIRETGVVKRLVLDGEICLMRPKTEEELKVVQPRDDGSAADKMWIASDPFIEDFPSTVSAIRKSGTIQHLSYFVFDVLSWAEVYAKQGLLRPGLGKKFSERIADVERLGNWLNKSLALEGIDEQERIMRALVQCKVERPEDVEDMVKRAANEGWEGLILRADQLYKGKRSSDVRKFKKWQDAEYVVKSADTNIMRLAINGVFDEHEALASVWIEHKGHPVSVGSGFSAEERLRYAEKPEEIVGKTITVEYFSESEAIGREGAKSLRFPRVKAIWGGERDL; from the exons ATGTTTGGTGGATTATTGCAATTACTACCGACTCGTCAATCGTTATCATCCATCAAGGCCATCCTACGCTGGCGTTCTAAGCCCTTACATGTCGCTTTAAATCCCTTAGACAGAAACCTTTACCTGTCACCAGCTTCCGCGAGTTCTGCCGTCTATCAACATCAATCATCATGTCTGCTTCGAACGTGCTCGAGGGTGACCTACGAGCCAGCACAACTTTTTGCGACGATAGGCTTGGGTAGCCGATATATCCACTCTTCAGGGGGTACTGGAAATTCCGTTGTGAAAATCCTCAAAGATATAGGGGAGCTGAACAATAGAGTATCTGCGGAGAACTCAAAAACGGAGAAGCAGAACATTATTGCAGGATATCCTTGGCTTCGGGAGCTTCTCGAGTA CGTATATCATCCAGATCACCGCACTTATATGACATTTTCGTCTCTCAAGTCCTTTATTGATAATTCACCCAAATCTTTCAAGTCCATTGATCTCCCTTCAGTTGCCACTTCCGATCTATCTCTCATTGAGTTATTCGATCTATTATCTCAAAAGGCCGTAACAGGTCATGACGCTAAGAGGACGGTGGTAGCGTTTCTGAAGGCGAATGGTGTCATAGGAAATGACGAGCTGTTAAAGACATTTGGGAGGCTGTTGGATAGAAATTTAGTGGCCGGGTTTGGGGCGAAGACGTTAGTAAACGTACCGTgggtggaaggagagtcGGAGTTGTCAAATACAGTGTCACCTCCATCGCTATCCAAAAAATATCCATCAACGCAGATTACTTCATCGTCCAAACCTTCCCAATTGGCGTCTTCACCGAGAccaatctctccttccgTAAGCGGCGTTACACCCATCCTCCCAACCTTCAGACCTCTCGACAAATTCGAAGTTGCCCTCGGTAAATCGCTCGAACCACCATTTTCCTCATTATTCAAATCCGAACCTGTTTGGTATGCTTCTCGCAAACTTGATGGCGTCCGATgtctctccttcatcgACGTTCTTgtcccctcctcctcttccaaaccCCTCGAGTTCGTCCATGGTCATTTCGTCTCTCGTTCTGGTAAACCATTCCACTCCCTCACCAAACTTTCTGAACAACTTCGCCTGCTTGTCAAAGACCATCCAGACAATCCCTTGCGAGAGTGGTTGAAGAACGATCCGGAGGTGGTTGAAATCCGTGAAACAGGAGTTGTAAAGCGGTTGGTACTCGACGGAGAAATTTGTTTGATGCGCCCAAAAacggaggaggagttgAAGGTGGTCCAGCCGAGAGATGACGGATCAGCGGCGGATAAGATGTGGATCGCATCAGACCCTTTCATTGAAGACTTCCCTTCTACTGTCTCAGCCATACGAAAAAGCGGAACCATCCAGCACCTCTCTTACTTTGTTTTTGACGTCCTCTCCTGGGCCGAGGTCTACGCCAAACAAGGTCTCCTTCGACCCGGCCTAGGAAAGAAGTTTAGCGAGCGGATAGCGGATGTTGAGAGGCTGGGAAATTGGTTGAACAAGTCATTAGCATTGGAGGGGATAGATGAGCAGGAGAGAATTATGAGGGCTCTGGTGCAGTGCAAGGTTGAGAGACcggaggatgtggaggacATGGTGAAACGCGCGGCGAAtgagggatgggaggggTTGATTTTGAGGGCGGATCAGCTTTATaaggggaagagatc ATCGGACGTTCGAAAGTTCAAGAAATGGCAAGACGCCGAGTACGTCGTCAAATCAGCAGATACCAACATTATGCGCCTTGCTATCAACGGTGTTTTCGACGAGCATGAAGCTCTCGCTAGTGTCTGGATTGAGCATAAGGGGCACCCTGTCTCCGTAGGATCTGGGTTCTCAGCTGAGGAGAGGCTGAGATATGCAGAGAAACCTGAAGAGATTGTGGGAAAGACGATAACGGTGGAGTATTTTTCCGAGAGCGAGGCAataggaagagaaggagcgaAAAGTTTGAGATTTCCTAGGGTGAAGGCGATATGGggtggggagagggattTGTAG
- a CDS encoding cobalamin synthesis protein, putative, whose protein sequence is MPVPTDEDKRLPVTLLSGFLGSGKTTLLSYILKSKEHGLRCAVVVNDMGSLNIDAALINNHKLTQKEEKVVQMQNGCICCTLRADLLEEIATLAEAGQYDYLIIESSGISEPIQVAETFTTEFAETMGEGTVEEIIDSLPEDASTTPESRRRLAELIHAGGLSKVARLDCCVSMVDCTTFLDDFDTTDFLTDRHGKEVAPEDERNITDLLTDQIEFANVILLNKTDMVSREHVAKVEGLVKTLNPTAKIILTSYSKVDLKDILNTRLFDFGKAAMGAGWLQSLRENTLTEFTDARGNKKMVPKPETLEYGIGSFVYTARRPFHPRRLWDLVSKPFCILQTTFEDDEDQDSDEEDEDDEMIQELTEEEGKQAMFEQMQKEKAELDLPGRAKYKRESPIWKGLLRSKGFVWLATRPHVHGEWSQAGIMFTLNGGGPWMCRIPESEWPGGDDQEVIDAIKLDFMGPWGDRRQELVFIGQNLDKELITKTLNNTLLNDKEWAQWEKIMNSRRSEEKKLERLCNVFDDGWEAWMDPEASVEEEEVNEGHRHAHAHDVPLVTKKAKLSA, encoded by the exons ATGCCCGTCCCTACTGACGAAGACAAGCGCCTCCCTGTTACCCTATTGAGTGGGTTTTTAGGTAGTGGAAAGACCACCCTTTTATCCTACATTCTCAAGTCCAAGGAGCACGGACTACGATGCGCAGTCGTAGTAAATGATATGGGATCTTTGAAT ATCGATGCCGCATTGATCAACAACCACAAACTTActcagaaggaagagaaggttgTACAGATGCAAAATG GCTGCATTTGCTGCACCCTTCGAGCGGATTTGTTGGAAGAAATCGCTACTCTAGCTGAAGCAGGCCAATATGA CTATCTTATTATCGAAAGCTCCGGTATCTCTGAACCTATCCAAGTTGCCGAAACATTTACCACCGAGTTTGCGGAAACCATGGGGGAAGGTACCGTCGAGGAAATCATCGATTCCCTTCCCGAAGACGCCAGCACTACCCCTGAGTCCCGGCGTCGCTTGGCCGAGCTAATCCATGCTGGTGGTCTTTCAAAGGTTGCCAGGCTCGACTGTTGCGTCAGTATGGTAGATTGTACTACCTTCCTCGATGATTTCGATACAACAGACTTCCTTACCGATCGTCATGGAAAGGAAGTCGCAccggaggatgagagaaaCATTACCGACTT GTTGACCGACCAGATCGAGTTTGCCAATGTGATTTTATTGAATAAAACGGACATGGTATCCAGGGAGCACGTTGCCAAAGTGGAAGGTTTAGTGAAAACTCTCAACCC CACGGCCAAAATCATCTTGACATCTTATTCCAAGGTGGATCTCAAGGACATCCTCAACACTCGCCTGTTTGACTTTGGTAAAGCTGCCATGGGTGCTGGATGGCTTCAATCCCTTCGCGAAAACACATTAACGGAGTTCACCGATGCTCGAGGTAACAAGAAAATGGTACCCAAACCCGAGACTTTGGA ATACGGTATCGGCTCTTTCGTGTACACCGCCCGTCgccccttccatcctcgccGCCTTTGGGACCTCGTATCTAAACCCTTCTGCATCCTCCAAACGACATTcgaagacgatgaggatCAAGATtccgacgaagaagatgaagacgacgagATGATTCAAGAATTgaccgaggaagaagggaaacaAGCGATGTTCGAGCAGAtgcagaaagaaaaagctGAGCTTGATTTGCCTGGTCGGGCTAAGTACAAGAGGGAATCTCCTATTTGGAAGGGGTTGCTAAGGAGTAAAGGGTTTGTTTGGCTTGCTACAAGGCCACATGTGCATGGCGAGTGGTCTCAGGCAGGC ATCATGTTCACTTTAAACGGCGGTGGTCCTTGGATGTGCCGTATCCCAGAAAGCGAGTGGCCTGGCGGAGACGATCAAGAGGTTATTGATGCAATCAAGCTTGACTTTATGGGACCATGGGGCGATC GCCGTCAAGAAC TGGTGTTTATCGGGCAAAACTTAGACAAAGAACTCATTACAAAAACACTTAACAACACTCTCCTCAACGACAAAGAATGGGCTCAATGGGAAAAG ATTATGAACTCTCGCCGCtcagaagagaagaagctggaaCGTCTTTGTAACGTCTTCGATG ATGGATGGGAAGCGTGGATGGATCCCGAAGCTTCTgtagaggaggaagaggtcaaTGAAGGCCACAGACATGCGCATGCTCATGACGTACCTTTGGTaacgaagaaggcgaagctCTCGGCGTAG